The following coding sequences lie in one Fusarium poae strain DAOMC 252244 chromosome 1, whole genome shotgun sequence genomic window:
- a CDS encoding hypothetical protein (BUSCO:27383at5125): protein MAKPQTAEEMASWLLDDSTLECPENGDEDTSPKKRRANTPEISHSQADEPAISPLNLPSPLETPPNPSGKLPQRPRVDKSSPRSPGKVPKRAATARIRKDRSQRRTSTNLKRQLSLDPLKFHPTNSYKVTTPVALTVDGNVRNRVTEGPSTPSIREGCTNGDAISGKLVAMLAATDALKPTPQRTNSSNSRLTRMVPSKVLAKVSNAWDRFHPKVTSQEKECQYKSAFDDAEGTRLDAHEFDHSPASPDNMSPISNIEIRLNEGDNLNKRKVQRIVGGRVNRKPLADDGKSLRSGKPVEDPFSERDKWHTPTTFEHRLMAVPEKEEGGLLALSRSPFESEKEFDNNIEDRFLNSTPVGSSTPRIIVERASISSDECISTTDSISPSRRRLANKLSYPPLKLDNETPALDSHSRFNVGNPSKGAVVGSVSQSRRAWEQSTTSFTSFGIKRTKKHPSPSKETLEDLERELRQYAHDQASGASGNCPGEVNAGHVDKSPSLRPCERNRSSLTRLAIANIDELANPAYDGGHHRRSSSASMTRYSSQTKVKLHRDIRLAPPYRPEGSFAHDVDELH from the coding sequence ATGGCAAAACCACAGACTGCAGAAGAAATGGCAAGCTGGCTGCTTGACGATTCCACTCTCGAGTGTCCAGAGAACGGCGACGAAGATACTTCTCCCAAGAAGCGGCGAGCCAATACACCAGAGATCTCGCATTCTCAGGCGGACGAACCAGCAATTTCGCCTCTCAATCTCCCTTCACCTCTCGAAACGCCGCCTAACCCATCTGGAAAGTTACCCCAGAGGCCACGGGTGGATAAATCCTCACCAAGAAGTCCAGGAAAGGTACCGAAACGAGCTGCCACTGCTCGAATACGCAAAGATCGATCCCAAAGACGTACAAGCACAAACTTGAAGCGACAACTGTCTCTTGACCCTTTAAAGTTCCATCCCACAAATAGCTACAAGGTCACGACACCCGTGGCGCTTACTGTTGATGGAAATGTCAGAAACCGTGTTACAGAAGGCCCAAGCACACCTTCTATCCGGGAAGGATGTACTAACGGCGATGCTATCAGTGGAAAACTAGTTGCCATGCTCGCCGCAACTGATGCTCTTAAGCCAACACCACAGCGGACCAACTCTTCAAATTCAAGACTTACCCGTATGGTACCATCAAAAGTACTTGCTAAAGTCTCAAATGCTTGGGACAGATTCCATCCGAAGGTCACATCTCAAGAGAAGGAGTGTCAGTACAAATCTGCCTTCGATGACGCAGAAGGCACAAGGCTCGACGCGCACGAGTTTGATCACTCGCCTGCCTCACCTGATAATATGTCTCCAATTAGTAACATTGAGATCCGTCTGAATGAAGGGGATAACCTCAACAAGCGAAAAGTGCAGCGAATTGTAGGAGGTCGAGTGAATCGAAAACCACTAGCTGATGATGGAAAATCTCTTAGGAGCGGAAAGCCTGTTGAAGATCCGTTCTCCGAACGTGATAAATGGCACACCCCAACAACCTTTGAGCATAGGCTGATGGCTGTCCCAGAAAAGGAGGAAGGAGGACTGCTTGCCCTTTCACGTAGCCCATTCGAGTCTGAGAAGGAATTCGACAACAACATTGAAGATAGGTTCTTGAACAGTACACCTGTCGGTTCCTCGACGCCTCGGATCATAGTTGAACGGGCCTCTATTTCGAGCGACGAGTGCATCTCGACAACCGATAGCATAAGTCCTTCCCGGAGGCGGCTTGCTAACAAATTGAGCTACCCACCATTGAAGCTTGACAATGAGACACCGGCTCTGGACAGCCATTCTAGATTTAACGTTGGCAATCCAAGCAAGGGAGCCGTAGTCGGCTCGGTCAGTCAATCTCGGCGGGCTTGGGAACAGTCGACGACAAGTTTTACTTCTTTCGGTATTAAGAGGACCAAGAAGCACCCATCGCCTAGCAAGGAGACTCTAGAAGACTTGGAAAGGGAATTACGACAGTACGCTCATGACCAAGCCTCCGGGGCTAGTGGTAACTGCCCGGGTGAAGTAAATGCAGGTCACGTTGACAAGAGCCCTTCTTTGAGGCCGTGCGAGAGGAACAGGTCGAGTTTGACCCGTCTAGCTATCGCCAACATCGACGAGCTAGCAAATCCGGCATATGATGGAGGGCATCACCGGCGAAGTTCTTCAGCATCGATGACCAGATACTCATCACAAACCAAGGTCAAGCTGCACAGGGATATACGCCTGGCTCCGCCTTATCGCCCAGAAGGATCTTTTGCCCATGACGTGGACGAGCTGCATTGA
- a CDS encoding hypothetical protein (TransMembrane:1 (i120-143o)~BUSCO:48239at5125), with the protein MLRQPARGVHAPARAFGQSARQAAWNGAWARHFTSQSGNQAGRQIWRWRTGALPWEGMMARLRNTRFKPGTITTPNMLQGVLRRGFRFTTKRKSNKGPTVGETDEAKGLSARLRKLTKEYGWVTVGVYLGLSVLDFPFCFLFVRMVGPEKIGEVEHRVMSTVKQMIPDSVREAWHTYWQSFRKAEAKALGDDEISDKMEMATWGVEKAQERNRVDASLATQLALAYAIHKSFIFIRVPLTAAVTPKAVKVLRSWGWNIGKKKA; encoded by the exons ATGTTAAGACAGCCAGCTCGCGGCGTGCACGCGCCAGCACGAGCTTTTGGCCAGTCAGCTCGACAGGCAGCTTGGAATGGCGCATGGGCAAGGCATTTCACATCGCAGTCAGGAAACCAAGCTGGGCGTCAGATTTGGAGATGGAGGACCGGAGCTCTCCCTTGGGAAGGCATGATGGCCCGTCTAAGGAACACACGCTTTAAACCAGGAACCATAACAACGCCAAACATGCTCCAGGGTGTGTTGAGGCGTGGGTTTCGATTCACAACGAAGCGCAAGTCGAACAAAGGGCCGACCGTTGGCGAAACCGATGAAGCCAAGGGCCTCAGTGCTAGACTCAGGAAACTCACAAAGGAGTATGGCTGGGTGACCGTTGGCGTTTACCTTGGGCTGTCTGTTCTGGACTTTCCTTTCTGCTTCCTGTTTGTTAGGATGGTTGGACCTGAGAAGATTG GCGAGGTCGAGCATCGCGTGATGTCAACGGTCAAGCAGATGATCCCCGATTCTGTTCGGGAAGCTTGGCACACTTACTGGCAGTCTTTCCGGAAGGCTGAGGCCAAGGCACTGGGTGATGACGAAATTAGtgacaagatggagatggcCACCTGGGGGGTTGAGAAGGCTCAGGAGCGCAATCGCGTCGATGCTA GCTTGGCAACTCAGCTGGCGTTGGCGTACGCCATTCACAAAAGCTTCATCTTTATTCGAGTGCCGTTAACGGCCGCCGTAACGCCAAAGGCTGTCAAGGTGCTCCGATCTTGGGGCTGGAATatcggaaagaagaaggcgtAG